In a single window of the Rhineura floridana isolate rRhiFlo1 chromosome 3, rRhiFlo1.hap2, whole genome shotgun sequence genome:
- the LOC133381320 gene encoding zinc finger and SCAN domain-containing protein 16-like, with protein MATQEWRTGTVSPSFKVLGIKTEQLDPAGPEQQGGLEGAEKPPHAIEAESLRERASPQQVKWEPEECLPICWAAQSQEFLKMVRPSRSEQGDFHLRRSTPQADTKSFLAMAGHGQWPLEGRGRCLLPGLGGEALPACSQMGSRDQTDHGDFTRTEASFQHFRLFRYEEARAPQEACGRLRQLCHRWLEPERRTKEQILDLVVLGQFLSILPREMQGWVRGQRPATCSQAADLAEDFLQRRLNTERPEEQELEPYEEVAVDFPEEEDAQQCPEQRGLIFKEAKQECTEDGIQQGVGSETEDKEERRHVEKPRQLEPTESSLQEAEMNTVQIQSYTSEFFESRGRIRTGEKQYKCMECGKSFIYGSDLIKHERTHTGEKPFACTDCGKRFNQSSHLFSHERVHTGEKPYKCLACGKSFGWRSGLVRHQKIHTGEKPFICPDCGRSFSVSSDLIRHQKIHMGDKTYKCSGCGRTFSGKLQISSHQRFCTVGNC; from the exons ATGGCAACACAGGAATGGAGAACAGGGACCGTTTCCCCAAGTTTCAAGGTCCTGGGAATTAAGACGGAGCAGCTGGacccagcaggacctgagcagcaGGGGGGACTGGAGGGAGCAGAGAAACCCCCTCATGCCATCGAGGCCGAGAGCCTGAGGGAGCGGGCCTCTCCTCAACAGGTGAAGTGGGAACCAGAGGAATGCCTGCCCATTTGCTGGGCTGCCCAGTCTCAGGAGTTTCTGAAGATGGTGCGGCCCTCTCGCTCAGAACAAGGAGACTTCCACCTGAGGAGATCCACGCCGCAGGCTGACACAAAGTCATTTCTGGCTATGGCTGGCCATGGCCAGTGGCCtctagaggggagggggaggtgcctCTTGCCAGGACTTGGTGGAGAAGCCCTCCCGGCCTGCAGCCAAATGGGCTCCAGAGACCAAACGGATCACGGGGATTTCACCAGGACAGAGGCCAGTTTCCAGCACTTCAGGCTCTTCCGCTACGAGGAGGCTAGGGCCCCACAGGAGGCGTGTGGGCGGCTTCGGCAGCTGTGCCATCGATGGCTAGAGCCCGAGAGGCGGACCAAAGAGCAGATCCTGGACCTGGTGGTCCTGGGGCAGTTCCTGAGCATCCTTCCCCGGGAGATGCAGGGCTGGGTCCGGGGACAGAGACCAGCCACCTGTTCCCAAGCAGCAGACCTGGCAGAGGATTTCCTGCAGAGGCGGCTGAACACCGAGAGGCCGGAGGAACAG GAATTGGAGCCCTACGAGGAGGTCGCTGTGGATTTCCCCGAGGAAGAGGATGCCCAACAGTGCCCAGAGCAAAGAGGACTCATCTTCAAGGAAGCCAAGCAGGAATGCACTGAGGATGGCATCCAGCAAG GTGTTGGTTCTGAGACTGAGGACAAAGAAGAGAGGCGTCATGTAGAAAAGCCCAGGCAACTAGAACCCACCGAGAGCTCTTTGCAAGAAGCGGAAATGAACACTGTACAGATTCAGAGCTATACAAGCGAATTCTTCGAAAGCAGAGGGAGAATCCGCACAGGAGAGAAGCAGtacaaatgcatggagtgtgggaaaagcttcatataTGGGTCGGACCTCATTAAACATGAGAGGAcacacacgggggagaaaccatttgcGTGTACAGACTGCGGGAAACGCTTCAATCAGAGCTCACACCTCTTTTCTCACGAGCgggtccacacaggagagaagccctacaaGTGCTTGGCCTGCGGGAAAAGCTTTGGCTGGCGATCGGGTCTTGTGAGACATCAgaaaatccacacaggggagaagcccttTATATGTCCAGACTGCGGGAGGAGCTTCAGCGTGAGCTCGGACCTTATCAGACATCAGAAAATccacatgggagacaaaacctaCAAATGCTCAGGCTGCGGGAGGACATTTAGTGGGAAGTTGCAGATCTCCAGCCACCAGAGATTCTGCACAGTGGGAAATTGCTGA